CCTATacgctaggcgctacactgtatagtgcagcgcctagctcttaggcatTGCACACTGACTTAGCATTTTTCAGTCAGTCCTGGATGCGACGATGGTCAGGCATGTAGCGCCTGTGAGTCAGGCGTGGCACAGTGTAGTGTGATGTCAAGAtgtcgggcgctacacaaaagggtcagctgAGTGAATTTTTTTCAATAGTAGTTCAGTTTGTGAATTAGTTTCGTCCTGAGGTCAGATTTATCATTTTTGCCTCCTTATCCACCAACACCACACGTACATAGCCGCTACGTGTACCCTCCACAGCATAGGCTAATTGCCATTGTATATGCTAGGCTAGTAGAAAGCGAGTCCGTGATCTTGGAGCAAAGCGAAGCTGCCCCAGCCGCACGCGCCGCCACCATCGACGTCATCTACAACGTCGACGTCGTCGAGGTTCCACAGGCTGCCCCAGGTGGCGCCGCAGGAGGTGATCTCCCCGCTGGACCCCGCGTCGCTGgtggcgccgtcgccgccgtcgaggAGGAAGTAGGCCGACATCGACATGGGGTGGTGGTCGTACTGCAGGAAATCGTCCGTGTCCGCCATGTCTCGCATCATCGCTAGGTCGTCGTCCTGCGCCGGCGGCGGCGTTGGCCGTGTCGTCGCTTCATCTGCGTGCTggatcgccgcgccgccgccggtgtTGTCCGCGCTAGCAGTGCCGTCGTCGTCCTGTACGTCGCGCTGGTGCTCGTGATGACCTTGCATGATCTCGCGGCGCTGCTTGAGGAAGCGCGCCCTGGCGCGCTCGATGTTCTTGGACGACGGCTTCCCCTTCTTGAAGTGCGTCCTCCAGTAGTTCTTGATCTCGTTGTCCGTCCGGCCGGGGAGGCTACGCGCAATCGTCGACCATCTGGCAGATCGATCATCACAAATTAAGTGCATGTGTTTATCAGCTCGATCCCATCGATCATGGCGTGCATGCGCATCCGCAGACCAAAGAAAATGATTTCTGTAGGTGGTACCTGTTTCCCCACAAGGCATGGAGCTCGAGTATGACACTCTCCTCCTGTGGCGTAATCTTGCCTCTCTTGAGGTCAGGCCGCAGGTAATTCACCCACCGGAGCCTGCAGCTCTTCCCGCTTCTCTTCAAACCTGCAGCAAAACGAGATTAGCTTAGCTAGCTCCCAGCTAGAGCCCCAGTAGACGAAGCAGCACTATTGGGCATTGACGAACTTGCATGCGCACGTACGTATACGCATGCAGTCCAAATTAAAGAACACGAATGATCATGATCATTGCGCACCTGTGAGCTTGGCGACAGAATTCCACCTCCCTTCTCCCTGCTGCCGAACATAGCCGAGCAGCAGCTTGTCTTCCTGCGCCGTCCACGGCCCTTTCCTCCAccctccctcctcccttccccaGCCAAACTGCTCCATTCCAACAATCACTTGCAACAATTACTACTCGTAATCGAGCTGTAGACTTAGACTCCCCCAGGGAGGAGGAGAGAGCTAGTGAGGCGAGGTGGTGTGCAACAAACCAAGCGTGCTATAGCTGCATATATACTAGCGCGCTGCGTAGGGGCGCCGGGTCACCGGTCACCGCAGGTCAGGTCACTGTCAGGGACACTCCACTGTCACTACCCCCTGATCGACGAGGTGGCAAGGGAATCGTCTGCCGGAAATGCCCCGACGGCCGGCGATCGGTGTCGCGGCTAATTCTGATCCACCTTTTGCTCCTCTTTTTCTAGACAGGCATGATGATGGATTACCGACTTACCGTAGGTTTCCTGCCGAAAGCGCGGCCTCAGCGCCTAGCTTAGCTGCGTTTTTTGTTTGGGTGTTGCTTTGTGTAGCCACGACAGGGACAAACCGTGGATGTTTCCTAGCTTGTAGCTAGCCGGCCATCGTTCCAGCCTCCTGCTCCTGGTGCGGCAGATCGATCGTACTACTGACTCTTGCAACAGTTTTTGCTAGCCCTCCTATCCTTCGTGCGATGGAGATGATTGATCAGCAATAATATCGCATGAAGTTTGGGCTTAATAATTTTTGGGTACTATCTCATTTTTAGTTACCTTGTCTCGTGTGGCGCATCTAGATCTAGTCGACGAACAACATGATGCTGGCATAGATTTGGTGCTGTTAACAATAGTGCTAGTGCATCTTCTTTTCTTTTCCTAGCTAAAAGATTAGCACCAGTGCATCATTGAACGTGGGTTCGAAGATTCGTTCTAGAAAGAGCTAGGGTGTGTTTCGTACGTTTTATGTGCATTGCTCTACGTGTGGCCATACAAGAGGACGTGTAGTGCTGTCGTGTACGGGGGTTGTGGATCGTGGCAACATATCCACGTTAGCCTTTTCCTTTTACAAAGTCCCTACATTCATGTTACGTATTTATAAACTGAAGTACAGAGATTTCAAAATATAAACAGAAGTACAAAGGTGGGACCAGCTTGTCCTATTTATACATACAACCTCGAAGAAAAAATAATTCCAATAACACTACTACGCAAAGGCTCATATCAGACATTTtgtttgcatggtaatacgtgtctcatttatatcataaagatCATCGTACAAGCCACGTGTAAACTgacctgacaaaactgaaaagacagcaAAACGCTAGCCTTTACACAAAGGAGCAACAACCATGAAGTAAAATTACAACCAAGACCAAAGAAACCTTTGAacttgacaccaacgcccatcaCCTGCCTCTGAGAACACCATAGTAgccaccaaaagaaaaaaaatgacggatcaccttcacacccgagctcgaagcggctccatcgctgatatgcagctttacggacctccaaggtggctcaccaaaagcgaaaccattaccgttgaacaaatcagaccggggcaacaccccagaCACGCCATCGAACCCCAGATCTGGCACCCCCATGCGACTAAGACGCCGGAGGAGAAAACCACACctaccatccacgaaccacgaatctagcacacgattcaccatcttccagatgcctccgatgcagaccacaatctgcatccgctcctggactacctcccaggACATATCAGACATTTCATATCAGACATTTCATCAAGAGCTTTTCTACACCTACATATAGTTACGTTGGGAGAGAGGTTACGTAATGATTTGGCAGCACTTAATTGGTATTAGTGTGGGTGCGGGGCCCACCCTAAAATTCAGGGGGGGGGAGGTTTGATTGCTGGATTGGAAGGTTTCGTAAGGTTACGTACGAGTCttcgtaggtgtagcatttttGTTTCATCAAAGACATGCCCAAGGAACGCCCCCGACAAAAACCGATCCAGGATGAGGCTGGTTTTGATCATGTTACAGAATAACCAACCAAGTTGGGTCCACCTCAAAAGCCCTACCTTTGCGAGGCGATCCCAAGTAAGTATATAAAGCGCCTCAAAAACTCTCAGGACCTTTCTGAGACAAGTCTGgaaacaaacataccgcaaaatcAAAAGATTTTGTACTCATTCTGCCTTTAAGGGCCGCCTCGGAAAGTTTGCCATAAATTGGGCCCACCAGTGCAGACATATCCAAATCTAGATCTATTGTGGTAAGGAACTCAATTAGAGGCAATTCCAAGAAACTGTGAACTTTGGCCATCAAAGTGAGCATATCCATTGGTGGTTTGGTTTAAGAGGCTAGTAACCCTCTTGTGTCCTGTTCTAATTCAGTTATCCATATATTTTGATGTTCTAGGAGCCTCACTTGAAATGTTTGGTGGATGGAATGGGTAGATTAGCAAGATTTAATGGCGAAATTCATTATATTTTGATGTAGGCACAAATGTTCAGATATACATGGTTAATTTTGGCTATTATGTGTTAATTATAGTTTTCAGTTTAATTAGGTATATATTTAGTGGATGTAATAAAATGTAAAATTAGGGTTAGCTATTATTGATGCATTTGAATTTGGCAGCGATAAGATAAAAGTCTATGTTGATATGCATATAACTTTGGTAACAAAGTACACGATGTAGTTACATGGAAATTTTATGGATGCATGCACAATAATAATTGATTTTAAGTATGAATGTATGACACTGAGACTCCAGTAGAGTGTATGTCAATGAGGTCATTAGATTAATCCTGAATCAACCATGGCAATATATAGGAAAAGGAGAATAACAAGATTAACCACCAGATCTAAGGTGGCACCAGGCGGTATCTGGTGTAGGGCCACAAATCCATACATCAGAAAAACCTCATTCACCACCGTTCCAGCATTTATGTCTATAACAAAAGCAAAAGATGAAGAGAAAAAAATGATTATTGAAAGGGAATAATCCTAACGAAGCCATAAAAGGACAAATAAAACTCAACCAAGAGGATTTAAAAGAACGAGGGCCCCTCCCTCCCGCTCCAATAGACAAAGCCATCAAAGGTGAAAGGAGGAGGATGCAACATGCGCAATGGAGAGTTCGAGAGCAGATGTGATAAAATGAGTGGGGAGATAAATCGTTGCGAGGAAAACATCATCAAGGTTGTGCGTTGGCGCCGTCGTCTCCCTGAGCAAGCAACTATGACTTAACCACAAGCAACTATCTAAAGCCCGCCGCAAAAGGCATGAGACGCCACATGAAGATCCAAGACAAAAAGTAAACCACATGCCAGGAAGAGGGTAACTCCAGACCCGAGAATGATCCACAATAGAAAACTATGCAAGGATGGCGTGAAGGAAACCAAGCTAGGTCACATGTCGCCTGTCATCTCCACCGTGTAGCTTCCACTCCACCACAACAAACAAACCACAGTGAACCCGCAGACAAGCCGAAGAGACGACTATGGCCACTTACTTGTGACCTTGTTGTCACCCGTCTACACACAAGGCACCGACGACCACTACAACCAACCAGAGTCCCTTCAGCGTGAACCAACTCCAAAATGGTGCCCCATGAGGGAAACACAACACAAGAGTCGGGTCAGGGATACCCGGACCAAACAAGGGTAGTGGGACGATAACACATCAACAACACCTTCAACAAGGCAACGATTCTCGCAGACACTGTTGTTGCCAGCCCGGATTGTGTCTGAGCCCAACTATCACCGATGACCTCGCCTCCCAAA
Above is a window of Triticum aestivum cultivar Chinese Spring chromosome 6B, IWGSC CS RefSeq v2.1, whole genome shotgun sequence DNA encoding:
- the LOC123134237 gene encoding transcription factor MYB57-like; its protein translation is MEQFGWGREEGGWRKGPWTAQEDKLLLGYVRQQGEGRWNSVAKLTGLKRSGKSCRLRWVNYLRPDLKRGKITPQEESVILELHALWGNRWSTIARSLPGRTDNEIKNYWRTHFKKGKPSSKNIERARARFLKQRREIMQGHHEHQRDVQDDDGTASADNTGGGAAIQHADEATTRPTPPPAQDDDLAMMRDMADTDDFLQYDHHPMSMSAYFLLDGGDGATSDAGSSGEITSCGATWGSLWNLDDVDVVDDVDGGGACGWGSFALLQDHGLAFY